In Bufo gargarizans isolate SCDJY-AF-19 chromosome 6, ASM1485885v1, whole genome shotgun sequence, a single genomic region encodes these proteins:
- the LOC122941541 gene encoding keratin, type I cytoskeletal 47 kDa-like, which produces MTSQYARSLGGGQSAGSSSFRRSTQFSQKSGGSSAGGGYGGGQGGIIMNGAGFGNFGYDEFGGEFGEGFAAGGGGGYGSGFGGGVSSGYGGGFGGAAGGGGAFGGSGGVRFGGGVSGGYGGGFGGGAGGGFGGGGGAMDGILGTSEKHTMQNLNDRLATYLEKVRALEEDNADLERKIREWYEKHRPGSTTGEAPDYSKYEKIIEDLRNKILAATIDNAKTILQIDNARLACDDFRLKYENELALRQSVEADINGLRRVLDELTLAKSDLEVQIESLTEEIMYLKKNHQEEMNSLHGSQTGEVTVEMNATPGTDLTKILNNMREQYETIAERNRKEAEARFLEQSRELKKEITAGVAQVQTSTSEISDLKRSLQALEIELQSQLAMKRSLESTLAETEGRYCAQIAQIQNIISSVEEQLAQLRCDMERQSDEYNRLLDIKVRLEQEIEKYRQLLDGEGSKLSISSSSSTFRGSPASSVDSSKDPNRTRLVKTIVENLVDGKVVSSEVKEIKEKY; this is translated from the exons ATGACAAGCCAATATGCAAGGTCTTTAGGAGGTGGCCAAAGTGCAGGGTCTTCTTCATTTAGGAGATCAACACAATTCAGTCAGAAATCTGGGGGAAGTAGTGCAGGTGGAGGATATGGTGGGGGTCAAGGAGGAATAATAATGAATGGAGCAGGCTTTGGAAATTTTGGCTATGATGAATTCGGTGGTGAATTTGGTGAAGGTTTTGCTGCAGGGGGTGGTGGAGGTTATGGATCAGGATTTGGTGGAGGTGTTAGTAGTGGCTATGGAGGGGGATTTGGTGGAGCAGCTGGTGGCGGAGGTGCATTTGGTGGAAGTGGGGGTGTAAGATTTGGTGGAGGAGTTAGTGGTGGATATGGTGGAGGATTTGGTGGAGGCGCTGGTGGAGGATTTGGGGGTGGAGGAGGTGCAATGGATGGAATTTTAGGAACCAGTGAAAAACACACCATGCAGAATCTAAATGACCGTTTGGCTACCTACTTGGAAAAGGTCAGGGCATTAGAGGAGGATAATGCTGACCTTGAGCGCAAAATCCGAGAGTGGTATGAAAAACACCGCCCAGGCTCCACTACTGGAGAAGCACCAGACTACAGCAAGTATGAAAAAATAATTGAGGATCTCAGGAATAAG ATCTTAGCTGCCACTATTGACAACGCCAAGACCATTTTGCAAATTGACAATGCCAGGCTGGCATGCGATGACTTCAGACTAAA ATATGAGAACGAGCTGGCTCTCCGACAGAGTGTGGAGGCTGATATTAATGGTTTACGCAGAGTCCTGGATGAACTAACCTTAGCAAAATCTGACTTGGAAGTACAGATTGAAAGCCTTACTGAAGAAATTATGTATCTCAAGAAGAACCATCAAGAG GAGATGAATTCTCTTCATGGTTCACAAACCGGAGAAGTTACAGTTGAGATGAATGCTACTCCGGGAACAGATCTGACCAAAATTTTGAACAACATGAGGGAACAGTATGAAACAATTGCTGAGAGGAACAGAAAGGAAGCTGAGGCTCGGTTCCTTGAGCAG AGTAGGGAGCTGAAGAAAGAAATTACAGCCGGGGTGGCCCAGGTGCAGACCAGCACTTCTGAGATCTCTGACCTGAAAAGAAGTCTTCAAGCCCTGGAGATAGAGCTACAGTCCCAGTTGGCAATG AAAAGATCCCTTGAATCCACATTGGCAGAAACTGAAGGTCGGTATTGTGCCCAGATTGCACAAATACAGAACATTATCAGTAGCGTGGAAGAACAATTGGCCCAGCTGAGATGTGACATGGAACGTCAAAGCGATGAGTATAATCGGCTGCTCGATATAAAAGTCAGGTTGGAGCAAGAAATTGAGAAATATCGTCAGCTACTCGATGGAGAAGG GTCAAAACTGAGCATTTCATCAAGTTCTTCTACATTTAGAGGGTCCCCGGCATCTTCAGTGGACTCCTCAAAAG ATCCAAACAGAACGAGACTTGTCAAGACCATTGTTGAAAACCTGGTGGATGGCAAAGTCGTCTCTTCAGAGGTTAAGGAAATAAAAGAGAAATATTAA